A portion of the Sulfurospirillum diekertiae genome contains these proteins:
- the nifH gene encoding nitrogenase iron protein codes for MAELRQIAFYGKGGIGKSTTSQNTLAAMAHYFGKKILIVGCDPKADSTRLILHEKAQCTIMQLASEAGTVEDLELEDVCKPGAAEFDPDNTDITEGFIMCAESGGPEPGVGCAGRGVITAINFLEEEGAYDQDLDFVSYDVLGDVVCGGFAMPIREGKAQEIYIVMSGEMMAMYAANNISKGILKYANTGGVRLAGLICNARMTDREYDLAKHLAEQIGTHLIHFVPRSNHVQRAELRRMTVVEFADKTDQAFEYKELARKIIANDLKVIPKPLEMDDLEALLMEFGLEEEVEADAIGKKATA; via the coding sequence ATGGCTGAACTCAGACAAATTGCTTTTTACGGCAAAGGCGGAATTGGTAAATCTACCACTTCACAAAATACATTAGCGGCAATGGCGCACTACTTCGGTAAGAAAATTCTTATCGTTGGATGTGATCCTAAGGCAGACTCTACACGACTTATCTTGCATGAAAAAGCACAATGTACCATTATGCAACTAGCAAGTGAGGCAGGTACTGTTGAAGACCTCGAACTTGAAGATGTATGTAAACCAGGTGCTGCTGAGTTTGATCCAGATAACACAGATATTACTGAAGGTTTTATCATGTGTGCAGAATCAGGTGGACCAGAGCCAGGAGTTGGTTGTGCAGGACGTGGTGTTATTACTGCGATTAACTTCCTTGAGGAAGAGGGCGCTTATGACCAAGATTTAGATTTCGTCTCTTACGACGTACTCGGTGACGTTGTTTGTGGTGGATTTGCAATGCCAATTCGTGAAGGTAAAGCACAAGAAATCTATATCGTTATGTCAGGTGAGATGATGGCGATGTATGCGGCTAACAACATTTCTAAAGGTATTTTGAAATACGCAAACACAGGTGGTGTTAGACTTGCTGGACTTATCTGTAATGCACGTATGACAGACCGTGAATACGATCTTGCAAAACATCTTGCAGAGCAAATCGGAACACACTTGATTCACTTTGTACCAAGAAGTAACCACGTACAACGTGCTGAGCTTCGTCGTATGACGGTTGTTGAGTTTGCTGATAAAACAGACCAAGCATTTGAGTACAAAGAACTAGCTCGCAAAATCATTGCTAATGATCTTAAAGTGATCCCTAAACCACTTGAGATGGATGATCTTGAAGCGTTATTGATGGAATTTGGTTTGGAAGAAGAAGTCGAAGCAGACGCTATCGGCAAAAAAGCAACAGCGTAA